Proteins from a genomic interval of Medicago truncatula cultivar Jemalong A17 chromosome 3, MtrunA17r5.0-ANR, whole genome shotgun sequence:
- the LOC11426557 gene encoding uncharacterized protein: protein MRVVTIFLAILTLPLFLSLPFSSIAQIPFDNGISSKALDSVLQNYAFKALVKPKTGVPYDAKLPNSIIGVKVSTLRLRSGSLRTRGVQYKEFQIPPGVVEQPYVERLVLVYHNLGNLSEHFYPLPGYTYLAPVLGLLSYSGVDLFANELPELDVRASDKPILVKFLKVKSAPYGSVPKCVYFDLHGSVQFDILLPDNVCSTMEQGHFSIVVESNAPTPAPAAVAAAVGKGGRRKSNVWIIVGSVVGGCILLIMLSLLVVRLVRIKKGMKIQELEWTADSHETLQMKSIGGTKAPLAIGTRTRPTIENDYIP from the coding sequence ATGAGGGTTGTAACAATTTTCCTTGCAATTCTTACATTGCCATTGTTTCTTTCACTGCCATTTTCATCAATTGCTCAGATTCCATTTGATAATGGTATTTCATCAAAAGCCCTTGATTCTGTTCTTCAAAATTATGCCTTTAAGGCACTTGTTAAGCCTAAAACCGGTGTACCTTATGATGCTAAATTGCCTAATAGTATAATAGGTGTTAAAGTTTCAACATTGAGGCTTAGAAGTGGTAGTTTAAGAACAAGAGGTGTTCAATACAAAGAGTTTCAGATCCCACCTGGTGTTGTTGAACAGCCTTATGTGGAAAGGCTTGTTTTGGTTTACCATAATTTAGGAAATTTGTCTGAACATTTTTACCCTTTACCTGGTTATACATATTTAGCTCCTGTTTTGGGTCTATTGTCGTATAGTGGTGTTGATTTGTTTGCTAATGAGTTACCTGAATTGGATGTAAGAGCTTCTGATAAACCAATTTTGGTTAAGTTCCTTAAAGTGAAATCAGCACCATATGGTTCAGTACCTAAATGTGTGTATTTTGATCTACATGGTTCAGTgcaatttgatattttactACCTGATAATGTGTGTTCCACAATGGAACAAGGGCACTTCTCGATTGTTGTCGAGTCTAATGCACCGACTCCAGCGCCTGCtgctgttgctgctgctgttggTAAAGGTGGGAGGAGAAAGTCTAACGTTTGGATAATTGTTGGATCTGTGGTTGGTGGATgcatattgttgattatgttgAGTTTATTGGTTGTTAGATTGGTAAGGATTAAAAAAGGGATGAAGATACAGGAATTGGAATGGACAGCTGATAGCCATGAAACTTTGCAGATGAAATCTATTGGGGGAACCAAAGCACCATTAGCAATTGGGACTAGAACAAGACCAACAATAGAAAATGATTACATTCCTTAG